The following proteins come from a genomic window of Malus domestica chromosome 02, GDT2T_hap1:
- the LOC108175215 gene encoding arabinogalactan protein 23, whose protein sequence is MEMKKIACAVLFAAASVSSVMAHAGHAHAPAPGPGAAPSDASASLPVLGSVVGASVVSFIAYYMH, encoded by the coding sequence ATGGAAATGAAGAAGATTGCTTGTGCTGTCCTCTTCGCAGCCGCCTCTGTCAGCTCTGTGATGGCTCATGCAGGCCACGCCCACGCGCCCGCCCCGGGACCAGGAGCAGCCCCAAGTGATGCCTCTGCCAGCCTCCCCGTCCTAGGGTCCGTGGTTGGTGCATCCGTTGTGTCATTCATTGCTTACTACATgcattaa